In one Lolium rigidum isolate FL_2022 chromosome 3, APGP_CSIRO_Lrig_0.1, whole genome shotgun sequence genomic region, the following are encoded:
- the LOC124701824 gene encoding beta-hexosaminidase 2-like — protein sequence MAALPYLVLFLLLLRPAATPAARAPPPSNPPPPQPHQKVFVWPKPTSISWPSVAYAPLTPSFSIHAVPPHPSLRHAIAYYTRLIRTERHTPLVAPSNYTLASAPVRVLTISVSEADVPLGPDVDESYTLSVPAESASADISAATPWGAIRGLETFSQLAWAGGGEAAGGQSIVPSGIEISDRPHFTHRGILLDTARNFYPVRDILHTIRAMAFNKLNVFHWHITDAQSFPIVLPTVPTLANLGSYSPAMRYTDKDVRRIVNYAAAFGVRVIPEIDMPGHTGSWAGAYPEIVTCANKFWAPTAQPALAAEPCTGQLNPLNPKAYSVAQDVLRDLSSLFPDPYLHGGADEVNTACWEDDPVVRRFLSEGGTHDHLLELFVNATRPFMVHELNRTVVYWEDVLVGPKVMVGPTVLPKETTVLQTWNNGAENTKRIVAAGYRAIVSSAAYYYLDCGHGGWVGNDSRYDKQEKESEGAPLFNDPGGTGGSWCAPFKTWQRVYDYDILHGLTEEEATLVLGGEVALWSEQSDAAVLDGRLWPRAAAAAETLWSGNKGASGRKRYANATDRLNDWRYRMVARGIRAEPLQPLWCPLHPGMCNLSQ from the exons ATGGCAGCGCTGCCGtacctcgtcctcttcctcctactCCTCCGTCCAGCGGCCACACccgccgcccgcgcgccgccgccttcgaatCCTCCTCCGCCGCAGCCGCACCAGAAGGTGTTCGTGTGGCCCAAGCCGACGTCCATCTCCTGGCCGTCCGTCGCGTACGCGCCGCTCACCCCGTCCTTCAGCATCCACGCCGTGCCGCCGCACCCGTCGCTCCGCCACGCCATCGCCTACTACACCCGCCTCATCCGCACCGAGCGCCACACGCCGCTGGTGGCGCCCTCCAACTACACGCTCGCCTCCGCCCCCGTCCGCGTCCTCACCATCTCCGTCTCCGAGGCCGACGTCCCGCTCGGCCCGGACGTCGACGAGTCCTACACGCTCTCCGTGCCCGCCGAGTCCGCCTCCGCCGACATCTCCGCGGCCACGCCCTGGGGCGCCATCCGCGGGCTCGAGACCTTCTCCCAGCTCGcgtgggccggcggcggcgaagctGCGGGCGGCCAGTCGATCGTCCCCAGCGGAATCGAGATCTCCGACCGCCCCCACTTCACCCACCGCGGCATCCTTCTCGACACCGCCCGCAACTTCTACCCGGTTCGCGACATCCTCCACACCATCCGCGCCATGGCGTTCAACAAGCTCAACGTCTTCCACTGGCACATCACTGACGCGCAGTCCTTCCCGATCGTCCTCCCCACGGTACCCACCCTCGCCAACCTCGGCTCCTACTCCCCCGCCATGCGGTACACCGACAAGGACGTCCGCCGTATTGTCAACTACGCCGCCGCCTTCGGCGTCCGCGTCATCCCCGAGATCGACATGCCCG GGCACACGGGTTCGTGGGCGGGAGCGTACCCGGAGATCGTCACCTGCGCGAACAAGTTCTGGGCGCCCACGGCGCAGCCGGCGCTGGCGGCGGAGCCCTGCACGGGGCAGCTGAACCCGCTGAACCCCAAGGCGTACAGCGTGGCGCAGGACGTGCTGCGGGACCTGTCGTCCCTGTTCCCGGACCCCTACCTCCACGGCGGCGCCGACGAGGTGAACACGGCGTGCTGGGAGGACGACCCCGTGGTGCGCCGCTTCCTGAGCGAGGGCGGCACGCACGACCACCTCCTGGAGCTGTTCGTGAACGCGACGCGGCCGTTCATGGTGCACGAGCTCAACCGCACGGTGGTGTACTGGGAGGACGTCCTGGTGGGGCCCAAGGTCATGGTGGGGCCCACGGTGCTGCCCAAGGAGACCACCGTGCTGCAGACGTggaacaacggcgccgagaacacCAAGCGGATCGTCGCCGCCGGGTACCGCGCCATCGTCTCCTCCGCGGCCTACTACTACCTGGACTGCGGCCACGGCGGGTGGGTGGGCAACGACAGCCGGTACGACAAGCAGGAGAAGGAGAGCGAGGGCGCGCCGCTGTTCAACGACCCCGGCGGCACGGGCGGGTCCTGGTGCGCGCCGTTCAAGACGTGGCAGCGCGTCTACGACTACGACATCCTGCACGGGctcacggaggaggaggccacgctGGTGCTGGGCGGGGAGGTGGCGCTGTGGTCGGAGCAGTCGGACGCCGCGGTGCTGGACGGCAGGCTGTGgcccagggccgccgccgccgcggagacgCTCTGGTCCGGGAACAAGGGCGCCAGCGGGAGGAAGCGGTACGCCAATGCCACGGACCGGCTCAACGACTGGAGGTACCGGATGGTGGCGCGCGGCATCCGCGCCGAGCCGCTCCAGCCGCTCTGGTGCCCGCTGCACCCTGGcatgtgcaacctctcgcagtaG